From Catharus ustulatus isolate bCatUst1 chromosome 24, bCatUst1.pri.v2, whole genome shotgun sequence, the proteins below share one genomic window:
- the ZMYND12 gene encoding zinc finger MYND domain-containing protein 12 isoform X3: protein MAGHGGATTLRAVWGPNGPAALPQLPSHLLLESLIAVALSTAQGFLWAGKPLEAIPAALQALRFSSQVFGSGSVQLVPIFLLLAEASTGTGRLRQAAKYLSQAQWIVLQTPDCSAALQSKMYRGLGLFSIAEGNLDQALYHLANDVYLATAEFGLNSVEVSGGYFHMANIFFHQNKMDTANALYTEVSSLWHDWLLSSLQGHQRVLRARAEASPFSEDEEGIEDGMTEARHEEATRVLWAVLKLREQGPLQHPGETARVLHALAMIHYLGLDLAKAQEVGMKAFNLAKQLPQQDSLETIGHLLELINAQFSHTT from the exons GAGTCCCTCATTGCTGTGGCGttgagcacagcccaggggttTCTGTGGGCAGGGAAGCCCCTGGAAgcaattcctgcagcactgcaggcgCTGCGCTTCAGCTCCCAAGTGTTCGGCTCTGGCTCCGTGCAGCTCGTGCCCATTTttctgctcctggctgaggCCTCCACGG GCACCGGCCGTCTCCGGCAGGCAGCCAAGTATCTCTCCCAAGCCCAGTGGATCGTCCTCCAAACCCcagactgcagtgctgctcttcagTCTAAGATGTACCGTGGACTGGGGCTTTTCTCTATTGCTGAAGGAAACCTGGACCAGGCTTTGTATCACCTGGCCAATGAT GTTTACCTGGCTACTGCTGAGTTTGGACTAAATTCTGTTGAGGTCTCTGGAGGTTACTTCCACATGGCCAACATTTTCTTCCACCAGAATAAAATGGATACAGCAAACGCACTCTATACTGAG GTGAGCAGCCTCTGGCACGACTGGCTGCTGAGCTCCCTTCAGGGGCACCAGCGAGTGCTCCGGGCTCGGGCAGAAGCATCACCGTTTtctgaggatgaggaaggcATCGAGGATGGGATGA CTGAAGCCCGGCACGAGGAAGCAACACGGGTGCTGTGGGCGGTGCTGAAGCTCCGGGAACAGGGAccactgcagcatcctggggAAACAGCCCGAGTCCTGCATGCCCTGGCCATGATCCACTACCTGGGCCTGGATTTAGCCAAG GCCCAGGAGGTGGGGATGAAAGCCTTCAACCTGGCcaagcagctgccccagcaagACTCTCTAGAAACCATCGGTCACCTGCTGGAGCTGATTAATGCCCAGTTTTCCCACACCACATAA
- the SLC2A1 gene encoding solute carrier family 2, facilitated glucose transporter member 1 isoform X2 has protein sequence MDTGSKMTARLMLAVGGAVLGSLQFGYNTGVINAPQKVIEDFYNRTWLYRYEEPISPATLTTLWSLSVAIFSVGGMIGSFSVGLFVNRFGRRNSMLMSNILAFVSAVLMGFSKMAFSFEMLILGRFIIGLYSGLTTGFVPMYVGEVSPTALRGALGTFHQLGIVLGILIAQVFGLDLIMGNDSLWPLLLGFIFVPALLQCIILPFAPESPRFLLINRNEENKAKSVLKKLRGTTDVSSDLQEMKEESRQMMREKKVTIMELFRSPMYRQPILIAIVLQLSQQLSGINAVFYYSTSIFEKSGVEQPVYATIGSGVVNTAFTVVSLFVVERAGRRTLHLIGLAGMAGCAILMTIALTLLDQMPWMSYLSIVAIFGFVAFFEIGPGPIPWFIVAELFSQGPRPAAFAVAGLSNWTSNFIVGMGFQYIAQLCGSYVFIIFTVLLVLFFIFTYFKVPETKGRTFDEIASGFRQSGGGQSDKTPDEFHSLGADSQ, from the exons ATGGACACCGGCAGCAAG ATGACAGCTCGCCTGATGCTGGCTGTgggaggagcagtgctgggctccctccAGTTCGGATACAACACTGGCGTCATCAATGCCCCGCAGAAG GTGATTGAGGATTTCTACAACCGCACGTGGCTGTACCGATATGAGGAGCCCATCAGCCCTGCCACCCTTACCACACTCTGGTCCCTCTCCGTTGCCATCTTCTCTGTTGGGGGCATGATTGGCTCCTTCTCTGTGGGGCTCTTTGTCAATCGCTTTGGAAG GCGCAATTCCATGCTGATGTCCAACATCCTTGCCTTTGTGTCAGCTGTCCTCATGGGCTTCTCCAAGATGGCTTTCTCCTTTGAGATGCTCATCCTCGGCCGTTTCATCATCGGCCTCTACTCTGGCCTCACCACGGGTTTCGTGCCCATGTACGTGGGTGAGGTGTCCCCCACTGCCCTGCGGGGGGCCTTGGGGACCTTCCACCAGCTTGGCATTGTCCTGGGCATCCTCATCGCACAG gtGTTTGGTTTGGACTTGATCATGGGAAATGACTCTCTctggccgctgctgctgggcttcaTCTTcgttcctgccctgctgcagtgcaTCATCCTGCCCTTTGCTCCTGAGAGCCCCCGGTTCCTGCTCATCAACCGCAACgaggaaaacaaagccaagAGTG TCCTCAAGAAGCTGCGAGGCACGACAGACGTGAGCAGCGACCTGCAGGAGATGAAGGAGGAGAGCCGGCAGATGATGAGGGAAAAGAAGGTCACCATCATGGAGCTGTTCCGCTCGCCCATGTACCGCCAACCCATCCTCATTGCCAttgtcctgcagctctcccagcagctctcagggatCAATGCA GTCTTCTATTACTCCACCAGCATCTTTGAGAAGTCTGGAGTGGAGCAGCCTGTCTATGCCACCATTGGCTCTGGCGTGGTGAACACAGCCTTCACAGTCGTCTCA CTGTTCGTGGTGGAGCGAGCCGGACGCAGGACCCTGCACCTCAttgggctggcagggatggctGGATGTGCTATTCTCATGACCATCGCCCTCACGCTGCTG GACCAAATGCCCTGGATGTCCTACCTCAGCATTGTAGCCATCTTTGGGTTTGTGGCCTTCTTTGAGATCGGCCCAGGCCCCATCCCGTGGTTCATCGTCGCGGAGCTGTTCAGCCAAGGCCCCCGTCCCGCTGCTTTTGCTGTGGCTGGGCTCTCCAACTGGACCTCCAACTTCATCGTGGGAATGGGCTTCCAGTACATTGCG CAACTCTGTGGCTCCTACGTCTTCATCATCTTCACGGTGCTGCTTGTGCTGTTCTTCATCTTCACCTACTTCAAGGTGCCGGAGACCAAAGGCCGGACCTTTGATGAGATTGCCTCTGGCTTCCGGCAGAGCGGGGGCGGCCAGAGCGACAAGACCCCGGATGAGTTCCACAGCCTGGGTGCCGACTCGCAG TGA
- the SLC2A1 gene encoding solute carrier family 2, facilitated glucose transporter member 1 isoform X1: MDTGSKMTARLMLAVGGAVLGSLQFGYNTGVINAPQKVIEDFYNRTWLYRYEEPISPATLTTLWSLSVAIFSVGGMIGSFSVGLFVNRFGRRNSMLMSNILAFVSAVLMGFSKMAFSFEMLILGRFIIGLYSGLTTGFVPMYVGEVSPTALRGALGTFHQLGIVLGILIAQVFGLDLIMGNDSLWPLLLGFIFVPALLQCIILPFAPESPRFLLINRNEENKAKSVLKKLRGTTDVSSDLQEMKEESRQMMREKKVTIMELFRSPMYRQPILIAIVLQLSQQLSGINAVFYYSTSIFEKSGVEQPVYATIGSGVVNTAFTVVSLFVVERAGRRTLHLIGLAGMAGCAILMTIALTLLDQMPWMSYLSIVAIFGFVAFFEIGPGPIPWFIVAELFSQGPRPAAFAVAGLSNWTSNFIVGMGFQYIAQLCGSYVFIIFTVLLVLFFIFTYFKVPETKGRTFDEIASGFRQSGGGQSDKTPDEFHSLGADSQV; encoded by the exons ATGGACACCGGCAGCAAG ATGACAGCTCGCCTGATGCTGGCTGTgggaggagcagtgctgggctccctccAGTTCGGATACAACACTGGCGTCATCAATGCCCCGCAGAAG GTGATTGAGGATTTCTACAACCGCACGTGGCTGTACCGATATGAGGAGCCCATCAGCCCTGCCACCCTTACCACACTCTGGTCCCTCTCCGTTGCCATCTTCTCTGTTGGGGGCATGATTGGCTCCTTCTCTGTGGGGCTCTTTGTCAATCGCTTTGGAAG GCGCAATTCCATGCTGATGTCCAACATCCTTGCCTTTGTGTCAGCTGTCCTCATGGGCTTCTCCAAGATGGCTTTCTCCTTTGAGATGCTCATCCTCGGCCGTTTCATCATCGGCCTCTACTCTGGCCTCACCACGGGTTTCGTGCCCATGTACGTGGGTGAGGTGTCCCCCACTGCCCTGCGGGGGGCCTTGGGGACCTTCCACCAGCTTGGCATTGTCCTGGGCATCCTCATCGCACAG gtGTTTGGTTTGGACTTGATCATGGGAAATGACTCTCTctggccgctgctgctgggcttcaTCTTcgttcctgccctgctgcagtgcaTCATCCTGCCCTTTGCTCCTGAGAGCCCCCGGTTCCTGCTCATCAACCGCAACgaggaaaacaaagccaagAGTG TCCTCAAGAAGCTGCGAGGCACGACAGACGTGAGCAGCGACCTGCAGGAGATGAAGGAGGAGAGCCGGCAGATGATGAGGGAAAAGAAGGTCACCATCATGGAGCTGTTCCGCTCGCCCATGTACCGCCAACCCATCCTCATTGCCAttgtcctgcagctctcccagcagctctcagggatCAATGCA GTCTTCTATTACTCCACCAGCATCTTTGAGAAGTCTGGAGTGGAGCAGCCTGTCTATGCCACCATTGGCTCTGGCGTGGTGAACACAGCCTTCACAGTCGTCTCA CTGTTCGTGGTGGAGCGAGCCGGACGCAGGACCCTGCACCTCAttgggctggcagggatggctGGATGTGCTATTCTCATGACCATCGCCCTCACGCTGCTG GACCAAATGCCCTGGATGTCCTACCTCAGCATTGTAGCCATCTTTGGGTTTGTGGCCTTCTTTGAGATCGGCCCAGGCCCCATCCCGTGGTTCATCGTCGCGGAGCTGTTCAGCCAAGGCCCCCGTCCCGCTGCTTTTGCTGTGGCTGGGCTCTCCAACTGGACCTCCAACTTCATCGTGGGAATGGGCTTCCAGTACATTGCG CAACTCTGTGGCTCCTACGTCTTCATCATCTTCACGGTGCTGCTTGTGCTGTTCTTCATCTTCACCTACTTCAAGGTGCCGGAGACCAAAGGCCGGACCTTTGATGAGATTGCCTCTGGCTTCCGGCAGAGCGGGGGCGGCCAGAGCGACAAGACCCCGGATGAGTTCCACAGCCTGGGTGCCGACTCGCAGGTGTAA